Genomic segment of Streptomyces roseifaciens:
TCGGCGCGGTAATCCTCGGCAAGCGCCTCGCGCCCCGGCTGGGCAACTGGAACGCGACGGTCGCGGCGGGGGCGGCCTTCGTGATCGCCGTCGGCCTGGCCTACGCCTTCCTGCCCTCGGTCAACGAACTGCCCGACGACTTCCCGGCGGGCCTGCTGTGGAAGTTCCGCCTGTCGGCCCTGGCGGTGCAGGTCCTGCTGTGGACCGGCTTCGGCCTCGTCTTCGGCCACCTGGCCGAACGGCTCCTGGCCCCGCGGGCCGGTGCGCCGGACAAGGCCCGGGCGGCGGCACAGGCGGGCTGATCCCCCGCCGGCGCCCCCGCCGCACCCTCACGAGAAGAGCCCGCCCGGGCCACCGGGCGGGCTCTTCCCATGCCCCCTCCGGCGCCGCTCCCGAGGGCCCTCCCCGTGCCGCCCCGCACGCCCCGTCAGCCTCATAAGTCCCGCTCACCCGTTAGTGGTTCGGATTTCTTTCCGCGCACGGGCTGGTGCGACGATGCCGCTCGCCCCGACCACCGACAGCCTGGGAATGGAGCCTTGATGCAGCGACGTGGGGGAGAGCAGGACCGCCGCCGGGGAGCGTGGGGAGCGCCACTGGCGGCGACGGTGACGGCGACGGCCGCGGCCCTCGCCGCCGCCCTCCCGGCACCGGCCGCGCACGCCGCGCACGGCCCGTCGGTCGACGCGAAGGGCGCCTACCTGATGGACGCCGCCTCCGCGCGCCCGCTGTGGGCCAAGGACGCGACCGTCAAGCGGCCCATGGCCAGCACCACGAAGATCATGACCGCGGTGGTGGTGCTGGACACCCCGGGGGTGAACCTGGAGCGGCAGATCGAGATTAAGCAGTCCTACCGCGACTACGTCCAGCGGACCGGCGCGAGCACGGCGGACCTGCGCACCGGCGACAAGCTCACGGCGCGTCAGCTCCTGTACGCGCTGATGCTCCCCTCCGGCTGCGACGCCGCCTACGCCCTCGCCGACGCCTTCGGCACGGGACCCGACGAGGCGGCCCGCACGAAGTCGTTCGTCGCCAAGATGAACGCCAAGGCCCGGCAGCTGAAGCTGCGCGGCACCAACTACGACTCCTTCGACGGCATCTCCTCCGCGGGCAGGAACTACTCCACCCCCCGGGACCTGGCCGAGCTCTCCCGGCACGCCCTGCGCAGCGCCACCTTCCGCACCGTCGTCTCCGCGCTGAACACCCAGCAGAAGGCGAAGAACGTCAACCGGCTGTACACCTGGTACAACACCAACAAGCTGCTCGGCTCGTACCGGGGCGTGACGGGGATCAAGACCGGGACCACCACGGCTTCCGGGCCCTGCCTGGTGTTCGCCGCGCGGCAGGGCGGGCGGAGCGTCGTCGGGGTCGTCCTCAACGACGCAGCGAACCGCTACCCGGACGCCGCCGAGATGCTCGACTACGCTTTCAAGAAGCGCACGCCCCTGAAGCTGCGCCGGCTTCCCTCCGCGGCGCACGACGACTGACCGCACGCCGCCCGCTGCGCACGTCCTGCGGGCCACCGCACCGCCGAGCCCGGACCCCCGCCGAGGGGTCCGGGCTCGCGTTGTACCAACTACCGCGAAGCAGCGGTCACTTATACCTGAACGAGTGAACAGTCTGCAGGGAACTGCGGGTTGGCGAACTTTCCCGCGGGCCGGGGCGGCTAGAGTCCTCCTGTCCGGAAACGGGCACCGGAAGGCCGCGGAAACCCCGACGGCGTCGGACAGGTCACCGTCCGCCGGGGTCCCGTCCACCACCCCTCAGTCCGACTCCCCGGCACGTCGCCGCGTACCGCAGCCGCGGCGTGCTCCTCGGCCATGCCCTTGGCACGGATCGGTTCACCGACGCGTCTCGCCGCCAAGCACCAGCGCCCTCCTGCCCGCACCCGCCGGCCCGCCCCACCGTCCTCAGGAGGCTTCATGTCCCGCCCCGCGTCCCCCGCGGCGTCTCCCCCCACGTCCGTGACCGGCCCGCGAGCCTACCGCGTGCCGGAGGCACGGTGACGCCCTTCGCGCGGCGCCCGCCGCGCCCGATCCCCGTGTCGGAGAGCGAAGTCCTGCTGTTCGGTGGCGCCTTGCGGCACGACAAGGCCTTCGTCAACCACGAACGGCCGCTGCTGCGGCTGTCGTTCTGGTCGATGGCCCGTCAGCTTCCGGCCATGGTCGCCACCGTCACCCGGGCCGCCTGGTGCGAGGACCGCCCGGCGCTGCTCGCGCTCGTCGGCGCCGAGCTGGGCCAGGGGCTGACGCGCGCCTTCGGGCTGGTCGCCGCCAACCGCGCGCTGACCGCCCTCTTCACCGCCGGACCCACCACCGAGCGGCTGCGCGAGGCCCTGCCGTCGCTGCTGGCGGTCACCTCGGTCGCCGCCGCCACCGCGCTGCTCTCGGCGGTCTCCGTGGCGGCCGCCGGGCAGCTGGAGCCGAAGGTGGAGCGGGTGTGCACCGCACGCTTCTACCGCGGCGCGGTCCGCGTGGAGCTCGCGGTCCTGGAGGACAAGGACTTCCACCGCCTGCTCGACGCAGGCCGGTTCGGCACCGACTCGGTCCGGCTGATGATCGGCTCGTCGGTCACCGTCGTCAACGCCGTCGTGGGGCTGGCCGCCTCCGCCGGGGTGCTCGCCCTGCTGCACCCGTCCCTGGTGCCCATGCTGCTGCTCGTGGCCGCCCCCAAGGGCTGGGGCGCGGTCGTCACCGCCCGGCGGCAGTACGCCTCCCGGCACGCCTGGATCGAGCACCGGCGCGCCATCTCCGTCATCACCTCCACGCTCACCGGCCTCGACACCGCCGCCGAGATCCGGGTGCACGGCGCGGGCCGCATGCTCGTCGGCGCCTACGACGACATGGCCGCCACCGTGGAGAAGGAGCAGCAGCGCCTGGCCCGCGCCGAGGCGGTCACGCGCACCGCCGCTTCCGCGCTCTCGGGGACCGCCGCGCTCGTCGTCTACGGAGCGCTGTGGCTGCTGCTGGCCTCGGGCGGCATGCCGCTGGCCGTCGCCGGCACAGCGGTGATCGCCGTCCGGGCCGCCGGCGCGAGCCTCACCGCGCTGGTGACCCAGGTCAACCGGCTCTACGAGGAGGCCATGTACCTCAGCGACCTGGAGCGCGCCTGCGTGGAGGCGGAGCGGCACGCCATCCCCGAGGGCGGCACGCCGATGGCGCCGGGCGTGAAGGAGATCCGGCTGGAGAAGGTCACCTTCGTCTATCCCGGGGCCCCGGCACCCGCGCTCAGCGAGGTCAGCCTGACCGTCCCGCCGGGCAAGGTCGTCGCGCTGGTCGGTGCGAACGGCTCCGGCAAGACCACCCTGTCCAAGCTCGTCGCCGGGCTGTACCTGCCGACCTCCGGGCAGCTGTACTGGAACGGGGTCGAGATCCGCGACGCCGACCGCGACCTGCTCTTCGACCAGGTCGCCGTGCTGTCCCAGGACTTCCCCCGCTGGCCCATGACGGCCCGCGCCAACATCCACATCGGCCGCCCGGGGACGCCGCCGGACCAGGACCGGATCGAGCGGGCCGCCGCCGAGTCCGGTGCCACCGGCGTCGTCGACTCGCTGCCGCACCAGTGGGACAGCCTCGTGGTCAAGGGCTTCGAGCGCGGCACCCAGATCTCCGGCGGTCAGTGGCAGCGCCTGGGCAGCGCCCGCGCCCGCTACCGCCGCGCGCCCCTGCTGATCGTCGACGAGCCGACCTCGGCCCTGGACCCCAAGGCGGAGGCGGAGGCGTTCCAGTCGCTGCGGTCGCTGACCGACGGCGGCACGACCGTCCTGCTGATCACCCACCGGCTCGCCGCGACCGCGACCGCCGACCTCATCTACGTCCTCGACAACGGCCGGGTGGTGGGGGAGGGGACGCACGAGGAGCTGATGGCCGTCGACGGCGGCCTGTACCGGTCGATGTACGAGCTCCAGGCCGCCCAGTACGGCTTCGGCGCGCCCCAGGCCGCCGCTCCCGGCCAGGCTCCGGCTTCCGCCCAGACCGCCGCTTCCGCTTCCGCCCATACCCCTGCCCATGCCGCCTCCGACCCCGCCCCGCGCAAGAGTTCGCCGCATGCACAGCCCGCCCAGACCTGAGGACAGGGCGGTGTCCGCTCCGCCCGCTCCGCCCGTGCCTCCGCCGGACCCGTTGAGTCCGCTGGCGAGCACCTTGCGCGATGTTCTGGGGTGCCTGGGTGTGATCACGGCCGCGGTTCTCATCTCCGTCCTGTGCGTGCATCTCGGCCAGGCCTTTCCGGGGCTGGCCGCCAAGTGAGTAGAGGAACGCCGTAACCGCCCCCGGGGTTACGGGCCCGAGCCGTATCGAATTCCAGGACGCCTTGCGGGGCTGCCGATTTCTGTGTGGATCACGCCGCCTCCTGTGTTTAGCGGGAGGCGGCTGCCGGGAAAAACGGGGTGAATTCACGGTTCCGGGCAAGTGCCGGGTACGGCCCATTTCACTGTATTGAGCAAGTGTCTACAGGCGTCCGGGGGTTGTGGCTTCCCACCCACCCCGGTCACCTGGGCCTCCGTTCGGACGGGAAAACCGGGGAACGGTTGTCCGACGCGGAGTCTGGCGGACTCGGGTGGCGCCTCCTACCATTCGAACGCTCCCCGTCCCCAGGGGTCGTTCGGATGCGGGGCGTGGCATGTCCATGCCCTAGCGATCCGCGCTCTCACTCATTCCGGTCCGGCGTCCTCCGGGTCCCGGCCCGAAATGAAGCCGCTCATTCGAGGACAACCGATTGGAGAGCCATGCCCGGCGCCCTTATCGCAGGAGCCGCGCTCGCGGCACTGTTCGCCTCGCCGATATCCACGTACGACGCCTCGGTCATCGTCAGCCCGCCACCGGACAAGATCGTGATCGAGATCGCCACGGTCAACGGCTCCGGCTGCCCCGCGGGGACGGCCGCGGTGGCCGTCTCGCCCGACAACACGGCCTTCACGGTCACCTACAGCGACTACCTCGCCCAGGTCGGCGTCGGGTCCAAGCCGACCGACTTCCGCAAGAACTGCCAGCTCAACCTGATCGTGCACGTACCGCAGGGCTTCACCTACGCCATCGCCAGCGCGGACTACCGCGGCTACGCGAAGCTGGAGTCCGGGGCGACCGGCACCCAGAAGGCCTCGTACTACTTCCAGGGGTCCTCCACGACCACGCCGAGCTCCCACGTCTTCCGCGGCTCCTACGCGGACAACTGGCAGGCCACCGACCGCGTCGACGTGGCCGCACTGGTCTGGGCCCCCTGCGGCGAGAAGCGCAACTTCAACATCAACACCGAGCTGCGGGTCAACGCGGGCTCCTCCGACCCGTCCAAGACCAACAGCTTCATGACCATGGACTCCACCGACGGTGACATCAACACCATCTACCACCTGGCCTGGAAGGAGTGCCCGAGAAAGTAGCGGCCCGTCCGCCACGAGGGCGCAGGGGCCGGCGGGGCCGCGGAACGACGCGGGCCCGCCGGCCGGTGGGCGCCCCCCCGCCGGTCCACCGGGCCACAGCGTGAATTTATGCCGTACTCACCGGCTCCCACCTGCGGTGATCGCACTCCGCACGGAACTCGTGACCAACAGGGTATAGACCTCTGGCGAAAAGCAGGCGACTGTGGGGGGAACCACACAGCGAAGTCCCACGGCCCGCACGGCTTCCCAGGACCGTCACGGCGCCGCGGACGAGCTCTCGTCCAGCGCCCTTCGCGCTCACCCGATTGCACTTGAGCCACATGTTTGCAACCAGTCGCGACACCGCGAGTCCCTTGCATTCGGCTGACGCCGTCATCAGCGCCACCGACCCGGTCGCCCTCCGGGCCTCCTCCCCGCGGAAGCTCCCCGGTCCCTGGGGCCACCAGATCCCCCTGTGCATGCACAGCCCGCTCGCCCGGCGGCAGCACCACGCCCTCGCGTCCCCCCACGCCACGCAGGCCGTCTCCCTCCCGGCGACGGAGCGCTCCGCCGCGGCCGCGCGCCGGTTCTGCCGGCGGCTGCTGTCCGAGTGGGGCCTGGACGAGCTGGCCGGGGACACCACCCTCCTGCTCTCGGAGCTCGTCACCAACGCCGTCCTGCACGTCCCGGAGACGCCCGAGGGCATCCGGCTCGTGCTGAGCCGGGGCCAGCGCCACCTCGTCGCCCAGGTCACCGACGCCGGCGGGCACCTGCCGCGGTGCAACGAGGCCGGGCCCGACAGCGAGAACGGGCGCGGGATGTGGCTCGTCGAGCAGATCGCCGCCCAGTGGGGCCACCACGCCTCCGGCAACGGCAAGACCGTCTGGTTCACCCTCCGCCTCCCCTAGCGCCCCCGGCCCGGGAGGCGCCTCTCGTACCGCCCTCGCACCGCCACTGGTCCGGACCTGTGAACCCGCAGCCGGCGCGCCCCGCCCCGCGGGCTGCGCACCCACCGGTTTCGGAGAGACCATGGAAGTCGTTGCGGCAACACGGCGGCGCGAGGACGGGTGGGCCGGTCCGGCCGGCACGGGGCCGCCGCACCACCCCCCGGCGGGCGGAAGGAGGTCCTCGATGGGCGCGACCGATGCATTCCGGGCCCGGCCCGTCCAGCCCGCCGACCGCCCGGCCCTCGTCCCCGGGGGCCTGCTGGACGTCCTGGGCGTGGCCGCCGGAGTGCTGGACCGCGAGGGCCGGATCGTGCTGTGGAGCCCGCAGGCCGAGCAGCTCTTCGGCTGGAGCGCGGCCGAGGCCCTCGGGCAGTACGCGGCCCGGCTGCTGGTCGCCGAGGACGACGTCGGCGCGGTGCTGGAGCTGTTCGCGGAGGTCATGCGCGAGGGAGAGACGTTCGCCGTGGTCTTCCCCGCGCGGCACAAGGACGGCGGCACCCGGCTGGTCGAGTTCCGCAACGTGCGCCTGGAGGACCGGCACGGCGACTTCTACGCCCTCGGCATCGCCACGGACCGGGAGGTCCTGCGCGGGGTCGAGCGGGACCTCGCCCTGTCGCTGCGGCTCGTCGAGCAGTCCCCGATCGGCCTCGCCGTCTTCGACACCGAGCTGCGGTACGTCCTGGTCAACCCCGCCCTGGAGCGCCTCCACGGCCTGCCCGCCGCGGCCTGCGTGGGCCGCACCGTCCGCGAGGCCCTGCCCCACGCGGACGCCGACGCGATCGAGGGCGCCATGCGCCGGGTCCTGGCGACCGGCACCCCGCTGCTGGACGAGCTGAGGATCGGCCGGGCCGGCGGGTCCGCCACGGACGAAGAGGCCCAGCTCGTCTCCTACTACCGGCTGGAGGACCCGGGCGGCAGCGTCCTGGGCGTCGCCACGTCGGCCGTGGACGTCACCGACCGTCACCGGGCCAACAAGGAGGACCGCCGCCGCACCGCCCTGATCGCCGACGCCTCCGTGCTGATCGGCACCACGCTCGAACTGGAGCAGACCGCGCGCGAGCTCGCCGAGGTCGTGGTTCCCCGGCTGGCCGACGTGGCGGCCGTCGACATCCTCGACACCGTCGTCGACGGCGACCGCACCGCCGCCCCGGACGGGCAGCCCGCCGTCTTCCGGGCGCTGGCCGTCGCCGCGGCGGGCGGGGCGGAGTCCTCGTCCGTCGCCGACGCCGTGCGGGCGGCCGACCCGCCCGGGCAGATCGCCAAGTACGACCCCGACCGGCTGGTCGCGCGCTGCGTGCGCACCGGCCGTCCGGTCAGGGTGTCGCACGTGCGCGCCGAGGACCTGCCGGGCATCGCCCGCGACGACGAGGCTGCCCGGCTGCTCGCCCGCGCCGGCCTGCACTCCTACATGGCCGTGCCGCTCATCGCCCGCGGCGAGGTGCTCGGCGCCCTCGACCTCAAGCGCCTCACCGACCCGCGCCCCTTCGACGAGGCCGACGCCGCCCTCGCCGCCGAGCTCGCCGCCCGCGCCGCCGTCTCCATCGACAACGCCCGCTGGTACCAGCGCGAGCGCGCCACCGCCCTCACGCTGCAGCGCTCCCTGCTGCCCCAGCGGCCCCAGGACCCCAAGGGCCTGGAGATCGCCTACCGCTACCAGCCCGCCGGCACCGCCAGCAGGGTCGGCGGCGACTGGTTCGACGTCGTCCCGCAGGACGGGGACAAGAGCGCCCTGGTCGTCGGCGACGTCATGGGCAGCGGCATCAACGCCGCGGCCGCCATGGGACAGCTGCGCACCGCCGCCCGCACCCTCGCCCAGCTCGGCCTCGACCCCGCCCGGGTGCTGCGCCACCTCGACCGCACCGCCAGTGGTCTCGACCAGATGATCGCCACGTGCCTGTACACCGTCTACGACCCGCAGGGCGGCACCTGCTGCGTGGCCAACGCCGGGCACCTCCCGCCCGTCGTCCTGCGCCCGGGCCGCCCCCCGGCCCTCGTCGACCTCCCCGCCGGCGCCCCGCTCGGCGTCGGCGGCATCCCCTTCGAGAACACGGCCGTCGACCTCAAGCCCGGCGACCGCCTCGTCCTCTACACCGACGGCCTGGTGGAGACCCGCGACGAGTCCATCGACACCCGCCTCGAAGCCCTCCTGACCGTCCTGGCCGACGCCCCCGAAGG
This window contains:
- a CDS encoding D-alanyl-D-alanine carboxypeptidase family protein, producing the protein MQRRGGEQDRRRGAWGAPLAATVTATAAALAAALPAPAAHAAHGPSVDAKGAYLMDAASARPLWAKDATVKRPMASTTKIMTAVVVLDTPGVNLERQIEIKQSYRDYVQRTGASTADLRTGDKLTARQLLYALMLPSGCDAAYALADAFGTGPDEAARTKSFVAKMNAKARQLKLRGTNYDSFDGISSAGRNYSTPRDLAELSRHALRSATFRTVVSALNTQQKAKNVNRLYTWYNTNKLLGSYRGVTGIKTGTTTASGPCLVFAARQGGRSVVGVVLNDAANRYPDAAEMLDYAFKKRTPLKLRRLPSAAHDD
- a CDS encoding ATP-binding protein, whose protein sequence is MHSADAVISATDPVALRASSPRKLPGPWGHQIPLCMHSPLARRQHHALASPHATQAVSLPATERSAAAARRFCRRLLSEWGLDELAGDTTLLLSELVTNAVLHVPETPEGIRLVLSRGQRHLVAQVTDAGGHLPRCNEAGPDSENGRGMWLVEQIAAQWGHHASGNGKTVWFTLRLP
- a CDS encoding DUF4360 domain-containing protein: MPGALIAGAALAALFASPISTYDASVIVSPPPDKIVIEIATVNGSGCPAGTAAVAVSPDNTAFTVTYSDYLAQVGVGSKPTDFRKNCQLNLIVHVPQGFTYAIASADYRGYAKLESGATGTQKASYYFQGSSTTTPSSHVFRGSYADNWQATDRVDVAALVWAPCGEKRNFNINTELRVNAGSSDPSKTNSFMTMDSTDGDINTIYHLAWKECPRK
- a CDS encoding SpoIIE family protein phosphatase; translated protein: MGATDAFRARPVQPADRPALVPGGLLDVLGVAAGVLDREGRIVLWSPQAEQLFGWSAAEALGQYAARLLVAEDDVGAVLELFAEVMREGETFAVVFPARHKDGGTRLVEFRNVRLEDRHGDFYALGIATDREVLRGVERDLALSLRLVEQSPIGLAVFDTELRYVLVNPALERLHGLPAAACVGRTVREALPHADADAIEGAMRRVLATGTPLLDELRIGRAGGSATDEEAQLVSYYRLEDPGGSVLGVATSAVDVTDRHRANKEDRRRTALIADASVLIGTTLELEQTARELAEVVVPRLADVAAVDILDTVVDGDRTAAPDGQPAVFRALAVAAAGGAESSSVADAVRAADPPGQIAKYDPDRLVARCVRTGRPVRVSHVRAEDLPGIARDDEAARLLARAGLHSYMAVPLIARGEVLGALDLKRLTDPRPFDEADAALAAELAARAAVSIDNARWYQRERATALTLQRSLLPQRPQDPKGLEIAYRYQPAGTASRVGGDWFDVVPQDGDKSALVVGDVMGSGINAAAAMGQLRTAARTLAQLGLDPARVLRHLDRTASGLDQMIATCLYTVYDPQGGTCCVANAGHLPPVVLRPGRPPALVDLPAGAPLGVGGIPFENTAVDLKPGDRLVLYTDGLVETRDESIDTRLEALLTVLADAPEGLEETCDLLLTSLRSGNDQDDVALLIARAVPPDPAAPQP
- a CDS encoding ABC transporter ATP-binding protein translates to MTPFARRPPRPIPVSESEVLLFGGALRHDKAFVNHERPLLRLSFWSMARQLPAMVATVTRAAWCEDRPALLALVGAELGQGLTRAFGLVAANRALTALFTAGPTTERLREALPSLLAVTSVAAATALLSAVSVAAAGQLEPKVERVCTARFYRGAVRVELAVLEDKDFHRLLDAGRFGTDSVRLMIGSSVTVVNAVVGLAASAGVLALLHPSLVPMLLLVAAPKGWGAVVTARRQYASRHAWIEHRRAISVITSTLTGLDTAAEIRVHGAGRMLVGAYDDMAATVEKEQQRLARAEAVTRTAASALSGTAALVVYGALWLLLASGGMPLAVAGTAVIAVRAAGASLTALVTQVNRLYEEAMYLSDLERACVEAERHAIPEGGTPMAPGVKEIRLEKVTFVYPGAPAPALSEVSLTVPPGKVVALVGANGSGKTTLSKLVAGLYLPTSGQLYWNGVEIRDADRDLLFDQVAVLSQDFPRWPMTARANIHIGRPGTPPDQDRIERAAAESGATGVVDSLPHQWDSLVVKGFERGTQISGGQWQRLGSARARYRRAPLLIVDEPTSALDPKAEAEAFQSLRSLTDGGTTVLLITHRLAATATADLIYVLDNGRVVGEGTHEELMAVDGGLYRSMYELQAAQYGFGAPQAAAPGQAPASAQTAASASAHTPAHAASDPAPRKSSPHAQPAQT